Proteins found in one Rhodovulum sp. MB263 genomic segment:
- a CDS encoding cytidine deaminase: protein MPLLTAARAVRENAYAPYSRFRVGAALLGADGRIHVGCNVENVAYPQGTCAEAGAIAAMVAAGCREIREVVVIADSPDPVPPCGGCRQKLAEFAAPGVPVTLATTGGATRHVTMAELLPGAFTPAHMGR, encoded by the coding sequence ATGCCGCTACTGACCGCTGCCCGCGCGGTGCGCGAAAACGCCTATGCCCCCTATTCGCGCTTCAGGGTCGGGGCGGCACTGCTGGGGGCGGACGGGCGGATCCATGTCGGCTGCAATGTCGAGAATGTGGCCTATCCCCAGGGCACCTGCGCCGAGGCTGGCGCGATTGCCGCCATGGTGGCCGCGGGCTGTCGCGAGATCCGCGAGGTCGTGGTCATCGCCGACAGTCCCGATCCGGTGCCACCCTGCGGCGGCTGCCGCCAGAAACTGGCCGAATTCGCCGCGCCCGGGGTTCCGGTGACGCTGGCCACCACCGGCGGCGCCACCCGGCATGTCACCATGGCCGAGCTCTTGCCCGGCGCCTTCACGCCCGCGCATATGGGCCGCTGA